AGGACTGCTTAAGAACATATGTTAACTCATGTAACCCTTATATATCCAATTGTATTAACCCTATCTTGATGAGGAAATGGGGACAGAGAAGGTAAGTAATTTATGTAAGACCACACAGCTAGTGCCAGGGAGGGGATTAGTGGGTTCTCAGGATTTGGATCCACAGGGGCCATCTGGCTCGTGTCTATGTTCTTAACACAGCTGCATCTGTGTTGGGGTCAGGGTTCCCTAGAAGTTTGGGCTGACCTGAGTTAGAagttgggaagagaaaaagagtgcACCCTGAGTGTTCTTCCCTCCCAACTGAGTCTTCCACCACCTGCAAGAAAGGTGGGAACCACTATAACCCTGGTCTCTGGGAAGGCAGCAGAGAGGTGTTGAGATTCGTCAGTCTCATTGCCAGCAAGTAACAGTGAGTCCCAGCCCTCAATACCCAGCCCTGCACACATGGCCTCTGGGAGTGGGCCTGGGAGAGAGGTGGGAAAGCTGAAATCAAGGGAGTGCCCCTCCCAGTTCCCAGAGGACGGCTTCCATGCTGGGAGCAAGTCTACTCTATGTCAGATTCTGGTCCAAGCCCTTTGACCTTCAACAATTCTGAGTCCAAGAATTGTCCAAGGTCACTCAAGCAGTAAATGGGGGCagctaggatttgaatccacAAAATGTGGCCACGGCTACAGCCCAGAGAGGGGGGGTGAATAGCCCAGGGTAACACAGCCACAGCCCCAGAGCTGGGAGCTGCTCAGGCTCCCTTCCTGGGCTGAGGAAAAGCAAGGACACATGACTCTGAGCCAACTTGGGGGCGGAGCAGAGGTGGAGCTAGGGAAACCCAGGTGGCCTCTCTGAAACCCAGAGCTTAGGCAGCAGAGTGGCCTGGAGCAGCATGAAGCAGAGCTGGGGACCCGGGCTGCTCATCCTGGGAGCAGTGGTCCTCATGAAGGGTGAGCACCCCCGTGTTTGTGTGGGTAGGGGAGTGGTGCAGTGGGTGTTCAGGGGCCACCCTCTGCCCCGGCCGCCTCACATCTTGGTGCGTGTGAGGGAGCATGCCAGTAGGGTGGACAGGCTGTCTGTGGTGATGTAACTGTGCCTGGCTGTGTAGCAGGGGAGGTGTATGGGCCACTCATGTCAGAACAGGAGTGACTTTCTTGGGCTAGACTTTAGTCTGTATCTGCAGGGACTGTGCCTGTGTGCGTGTACCCTgttcccctctctgcctctccacttcCAGAATGACCTTTGGCGAGTTCTGGGAGCTCTTTGGCTcctttgtctccctgtctctccgtATGTCCCATCTCTCCTGGCCCAGATATTGATATGCCTGTGACGGGAAAGAGGGAAGGCAGGGGATCCTTCAGTAGAGTTTCTGGCGGTTTCTGGAACAGTGGGGGTGACTGAGTTGTCAGAACAGGGGTAGGGTGAGTCTCCATCTCCTGGAGCCCTCCCCCACTTGGACGTGACGTCGGCCTCTAATCCTTCCTCTTAGGCATCACGGCTGAAAGCACAATTAAGCTAATGCTCACCACATTTATGGGCCGCCTCCCTGACTCAGTGGCGGGGGCTGGAGTTGGGGGTTCTGAAGCCTGGAGGAGGGTTGGACTGGTCCCAAGCTGAACCCTGGCCCAGGAGTGCTGAGCACAGCTAAGGGAGGAGAATTAATTACTAAGTATACACTCTGAATAGCTTCCAATAAAAGCTGTTTCTTGACctcatatattttcattctggGAGGGGCCGGTGAGGTAGCTGCACAGTCATAGGCAAGGACCCAGGGCCCGACCCCAAAACCTATGCCTTCCACCAAGGCTGGGCCAGGCAGGTAAGGCTCCCCCAGGTCtcacctgtgtctctctcttcccaGGTCTTCGAGCAGCTCAGCTTGGTAAGCTCTGGGGACATGGGGCCAGGCCTTTCTTGGGGCTCCGTCTGGCCTGTGGGGAGGGCAGGACAGGCCTTCTGCCAGTCTGATCCGCCCCTCTTCACAGTGTGTGGGCAGCGTGGCCCTGGTCCCCCTGAGCCTCAGGAGGGCATCACGGTACCTGGCGAGTGGCCGTGGCAAGTGAGTGTGAGGAGGCGGGGAGTCCACATCTGCAGCGGATCCCTGGTGGCGGACACCTGGGTCCTCACTGCTGCTCACTGCTTTGAAAAGTGAGTCGTGGCTGGAGTCAGGCAGAGCTTCTGGCTTTTGCCACTGTCCCCCTTTGCATTCAGTGCCTCGGCCTTGTCCCTCCTCTTTCAGGGCAGCAGTGACAGAACTGAATTCCTGGTCGGTTGTCCTGGGTTCTCTGCAACGTGAGGGGCTGAGCCCAGGGGCTGAGGAGGTAGGAGTGACGGCTCTGCAGCTGCCACGGGCCTACAGCCACTACAGCCAGGGCTCAGACCTGGCCCTGCTACAACTTGCCCACCCCAAGGCCCACACACCCCTCTGCTTGCCCCAACCTACCCATCGCTTTCCTTTTGGGACCTCCTGCTGGGCCACTGGCTGGGATCAGGACACCAATGGTGGTAAGTACTGGCCCAGACTGAAGCCCAGAGGCCCTatgcttgcccaaggtcacatagcctcAGCTACCAACTGTCCCTCTACTCAATGTCCCTTGGTCTCCCAACCCCCTTTCTTTTGCCAGCTCCCAGGACTCTGCGAAATCTGCGCCTGCGTCTAATCAGCCGCCCCACATGTAACTGTCTCTACAACCGGCTGCACCAGCGTCTGCTGGCCAGCCCAGCTCGGCCTGGGATGCTGTGTGGGGGCGCCCAGCCTGGGGTGCAGGGGCCTTGTCAGGTCTGATGGGGAAGACAAGGGAAGGGaacagaaggggaggggggacctAGCCCTGGGCTTGGTACTCAATCCATAGGGATGGGTGGCAGTGCCACTGTTAGAGGGTGTCTGCCCATGGCTGGGACTCAAGTGTCTATCCTTGACTCCTTTGCCTGGCTCCAGGGAGATTCCGGGGGCCCCGTGCTGTGCCGCGAGCCTGACGGATACTGGGTCCAGGCTGGGATCATCAGCTTTGCATCAAGCTGTGCCCAAGAAGACACTCCCGTGCTGCTGACCAACACAGCTGCTTACAGCTCCTGGCtgcaggctcaggctcagggggCAGTCTTCCTGTCCCAGAACCCAGAGACCCCAGAGATGAGTGATGAGGACAGCTGTGTAGGTATGAGCAGGGCGCGTTAGGAGTGGGACATGTCGGGACACCCAGGCCTGCATAAGGACTTCTGGGCAGCAGACAGAAGCACAGTGAAGCAAGTTTCAGCTCAGAATAGAAAATTGGGACAAAACATTCACGTACTAATTAGGGGGCTTTTAAGGCCCCTTTCAGCCCCTAAGATAGTAACACCCCCATTTAGGGCTGAGAGGCATAGTTACTTCAGAACTCTGTGCATTTAGAGTTTAGGTGAGAAGAGGGATCTGAGATCTAATTGAAGGTTGTAGGGATAAGCTGCAAGTTTCCAAGCAGGGACCCAGTGAGATTGGACAGGGCAGGGCTCCCACTCAGAATTCTAGCATTAAGTGACTAACATGCAAATTTCATGCAAAGTAATTCTTAGGATGGAAGCTGTGTCTTGATGGTAAGAGCAGTACTAGTGAGCCAGAATTCTGGGGCCAGTCCAACCCTGGAGGGGTAGACAGATGGGGTAGGAGAATGATGAGCAGGGCCACTCCCATGAGGCTAGACCATCAGGGTTTAAGAGCTTAGGTCTTAGCTTTTGAGTCTCAAGTCAGCAACCTGCCTGTGTTTAATGAGCTAGaaagtcacttgacctctctggaACTTTGCTTATGTCGGTAACGAGGGTAACAAGATCCAGCTTACAGGATATTGTGGGCAGTGCTTAGCACAGGGCCAGGCATGCAGTAAGCACTTAGCAAGAAGGCAGGTGATGTAATCTGTCTGTTCCAGCCTGTGGATCCTTGGGGAGAGAAGGTCCCCAGGCAGAAGCCCCCTCCCCATGGCCCTGGGATGCCAGGCTGAAGCACCAGGGGAAGCTGGCCTGTGGTGGAGCCCTGGTGTCAGAGGAGGTAGTGCTGACTGCTGCCCACTGCTTCATTGGGTGAGCCATGTCTCTCTTGCCTTTgtgcccacccccgccccctctcctgccctcactGGCAGCCCCACCACCCAATGCTGCCTCTACACAGGCGCCAGACCCCAGAGGAATGGACCATAGCACTGGGGACTGGAGCAGAGGAGCGAGGCCTGAAGCAACTCATCCTGCATGGGGCTTATACCCACCCAGAGGGGGGCTACGATGTGGCCCTCCTGTTGCTGGCCCAACCTGTGACACTAGGCCCCAGCCTTCGGCCCCTCTGCCTGCCCTATTCCGACCACCATCTGCCTGACGGGGAACGTGGCTGGGTCCTGGGGCTGCCCCGCCAAGGAGCAGGTACGTAGGACAGGCCCCAGCAGCTGTCCATCCATCCTACAGGCTGCTGGGGCAGCTGGGTCTTTACCTTCACCCTACAGGCATCAGCTCCCCTCAGACTGTACCTGTGACcctcctgggacccagggcctGCAGCCGGCTGCATACAACTCCTGGGAGCGACAACATCCCCATTCTGCCAGGGATGGTGTGTACCAGTGTTGTGGGTGAGCCACCCAACTGTGAGGTGAGCCCCAGTCCCCCCAGACCTCACCCCACAGACCCCTGGCATCTTTATCCTGTAACTCACAGACCTTCTGCCCGGCTTGGCCTCCAGGCCTGCCTCTCACTTGAAATCGGGCCTTTCTGCCAGCTGGCTCCCAAGCAGCCAGAGCCTCAGCCCAGCCCCTAGCCCCTTCTGCCCCCACGGCTGCCTAGGGAGAAGAGGAAGTCACCCACTATCACCTGACCCCTTACAGGGTCTCTCTGGGACACCACTGGTACATGAGGTGAGGGGCACATGGTTCCTGGCTGGGCTACACAGCTTTGGAGATGCCTGCCAAGGCCCGGCAAGGCCCGCAGTCTTCGTGGCACTCCCCGCCTATGAGAGCTGGGTCAGCAGTTTGGACTGGCAGGTCTATTTTGCTGAGGAGCCGGAGCCTGAGACCGAGCCTGGAAGCTGCTTGGCCAACATGAGTACGTGGCCCTAGGGCTTCCCTGCTGACACTTCCCTCTCTAGACCCATCCTCTCCATCCAGGGAAAGATCTGTTCTGACCCACCTCTAGGTTGCCCTGGGATAGAAGGACAGAATTCTGGTTCTTCATTATTATGACTTGGAGCAGGTCTCTCAACttcaaacctcagttttctcatgtcaTGGGGGTTAAGTagcatcttcttcctcttcttccagggagggaggaaattTCTGAGGATGAGGCCAACcccatcctccttcctcttcctgacAGGCAAACCAACTGGCTGTTAACAGGTGGCTCTGGGATACTGCAGACACAGTGAGACAATCCCTGCGTCACTGcccttgtccctctcccacttccccaaCCCACATGTGATGCCAGGCACGGGGCAGGCCCAACAGCCCAGGGGGCTCTGGGAAGAAGCCTGCCCAGACCAGCTGCTGCCCTCACTCCCTACCCTGCAGGACAGGGAGGTGTCACCTGTGGATGCTCCCCTACACCCAGCTCTGCTGTCTGACGCAGGCGTCCCCAGCCTTCTCTAGTATTCATCCCCTCAGATACAATCACACCAGCCACttactttgaaaattcattttttgggggagggggagcaattttccttttttttaaaacttaaataaattgttacaaaatagactttagaaAATAAGTTACAAATTGTAGCAAAAGGCTCCCCTTCCACAGGCAACATTCCCACCTGTGGCTCTCTGAATGGCCTCTCCCTGGTGTTAGAATCTGGCTGGTGACAGTGGCCCCACATCATGGCAGAGCCTGGCACCGggtttcttgcagggctggtcaTAAGAGCATCGTGACAaagaatggggaaaggaaagcCTTCAAGGACAGGGACATGAGGGATACCTCACCCCCTCCTAATGCAAGCAGCCAGATCTGGGTCCTCTGCACAGTGGGAGAGAATAAGAGATGGGGAAGCCTAACTACTCCTGAGCAAAACATGGAGATCAAGCCTTTCCCTGCaacctgcccccccctccccgcccgtaTTCTGATCTTTGGAGACTTGAAGtttagagggagaagctgaggtCTGCAGGCCACTGGGGTGAAGGATCCAGAAGTGAGGtcgtgggggtgggtggagggggcaaTGACAAgtcccctctgcctgccgctggtgcctttggggctcctggggagaaagaaaggaaatcactGACTCAGGGCAGCAAACCCCACACAGCTTGCACCCCTTGTTCCCTAGCCCCGCAGGCCATCCTGACAGCACCCCGTGGGGCCCCAGAGGCCTGCATGAGAACTCCTAATTATTTTTCTAGGCCTCATTGACTGGCCTCTCGCTCATTCCCTTGAGGTCACGAGAAATCTTTTATTCTGAAAGCCATCGTGTCAGCACTCTCTCAGGGCACTCTCACTCAccattccctccttccctgagTCCCTGGTCAAAGACCAGCCATCTCAGGGACACCCGCCCTTGTTGGCCACTATATGGAGGGGTTCTGGGACAAGGCCTACAGATCTCTAGAGGAGGTTGACGGCATGAGCCGAGGGCCCAGGAACAGGCTGAGGAAACAGGCTGCCCCACTCCCCCATAGCTTCCTCCTCCagcagggctgggtggggtggCTTTCCATGGAGATTTCCCCTGACAGACGATGGGAGATAGGGCTAATGCCTGCTGTTGCTACAGCTGGGCCTGGCTTCAAAGAAACAATTATCTGTGACTCAGTCCTCCAGTTAAAGGTGTGCTGGCGGGAAGGGGGGATGCAGGTAGAAAGAGTGGTTTGGTTGGCTCCTAAAAAGGAGATGCacagcagagagaagaaagggttCAATAAAGGGGAGAAGAGACGGAGGGGCAGTATCAGTAGCAAGGGACCAGAGATCTAGTTTCCAAGCAATGAGGAGGGGGACCAGAGACAAGATGCAGGGAAGAGGGACGGGAAGCTGGGGGGCTAACCAGTGGCCCAGTTTCCCTGGCCAAGTcagcaaaaaagacaaagagcagTCTAGTCTGGGGGTGCATCCCACACCCCATTCCTCACTCTTGCTCCCTGCCTCAAGGAAAGAGCACCACCTTTCTCTGGAGACCATTTCTCTCTGGAAATCATTCCTTGACTGGCTGGATCAGGAGTTTCCAGATGTAGTAGCCAGATAGCTGCCTCCTCTCCTCAAACAAAATACCCCTTCTTCTTTGGTTCCTGCCCTGCGGCTGCCTCAGCCTCTGCCcacaccctaccccaccccacagTTCAGCCCAGCAGGCTGTTCACCTGACCCAGAGGTTCCAACGTCAGTCCTCCCAAGGTGGCATCCTCAAACTGATTTTCTCCATATCCAAGCCGCACCTGCCCCACCCTCTCTAGGAAGTCATGTGACCCTCCCCCCTCCTTGCCGCCCCCACTCTGTGCCCATCTCCTCTGGGACCCTTCCGTTCTCTGCCCAAGCCATTCGTGCCCCCGTACCAGAGCTGGCCACTGTCCACTCCTCCTGGTGctgttgctggtgctgctggaAGCTGATTCGGCGGCGGAAGTGGCGGGGACAATGGGGGCAAGTGAAGGGCCCCTCCCGAGGTGCATGGACCCGCCCGTGACCCTCCAGCCGGGCAGCTGTCCGGAAGGCCTTGCCACAGATGCTGCAGCGGTGGCGCTTGGGGTCTGTGTGGGTCCTGCCATGGTTTTTAAGGGACAGCAGGTTAGGTAGAAgtttggggcagagggagcaggggtaGAGTCCAGTGGTGTGAGCCTTCTGATGGTTTAGCAGGCTACCGGCATGGCGGTAGGACCGCCCACACTGGGCACAGCGGAAGGGCCGTTCCTCGTCTTCAGCCACCGTGGACTTTACTCCTTGGCCCCCATTAGCTCTCCCAGCACTCTCTCCTGGGGCTGTGTGGGGTTCTGATGGGGACTTCTGGATTCCCCCTTGGCCAGAGGGATCTGCCTCAGCCTCCACAGTCTCACTGGCAGGACCTCTGGCCTCCTGTGTCTGGGGTGGCACCTGACTGAGGCTGCTGGCATGAGTGGGCAGGTGACTGGCTAGTTCATGATGGGACTGAAAGGCCTTACCACAGTCAGGGCAGGCAAAGGTCTGGACAGCTATGTGGTTGCAGCTGTGGCTCCTTGTGGCCACAGGATTTGAGACCTCCTTGGAGCAGAGCAGGCAATGGTGGCAGTCTGTCTTGGGGGTGCCGTGGCAGTTCAGAGGGCCTTCTGACTGGCAGTACGTCTTGCCACAACAGCTGCAGGAAAAGGGGTGACTCTCTGGCTGGAGCTGAGGTCTGCTATCTCCATTGTCCCAGCTCTCCACAGGACTCAGACTAGGTCCATTGGGCTGGCTGTTGCCAAGGTGGCAAGAACTCTTGGGGATACTGTCCCCTGACTCATCTTCTGGCTTGGTCAGTACATGACCCGGAGGAACACAACCTTCACCATGATTCACCGATCCCCCATCTCCTTGCCTCCCTTCCACATTCCCCATGTCCCTGGATACTAGCTCAGTGGGTTCTGAACCTGCTGCCCCAATGGGGCTCTGACtctgctcccccagcctcccgGGTCTATCCTCCAGCTGGAGAACTGCCTCAGTATCACCTGATCTGTCTTCCAGTCCCTGGCCATTGGCCTGGTTCCCCTCTGGGCCCTCCAGGCCCCTCTGATCCCTTTCAGTCTCTGCTTCATGCTCCCGGAGGTGCCGCTCCAGAGATCCCCGGCCAGGGAAACCCCGGCCACACAGGGCACAGCGCACGGCCATCCGCCGTGACAGCCCTGCTCGCCGCCGCTGGCTCTCTGAGTGCAGCCTCTGGTGGTCCTTCAGGGCCACGCCATTGGAGTAGGTCTTGGGGCAAGTGGGACAGCTGTAGTGACCTGTCTCATGGCTGCGCCGGTGGTTCAGGAGGCTGCCCGCGTGGCGGTAGGCCCGCCCGCATTGCCCACACCTGAAGGGTCGATCTTCCCGAGTCAGCTTCCGGACGCCCCCGCTCCCACCTCGCTCAGTGTGGAGCCGTTGGTGGCTGGCCAGCTGTTTCCGCAGGcggaaggccttcccacattcactgcagcgGAAACGCCGAGGATCTGCATGGATGCGCCGGTGGTTCTTGAGGGACATGAGGTTGGAGAAGCCTTTGGAACAGGCCTGACAGCCAAAGTGGCCAGTCTGATGGCTCTGCCGGTGATTGATGAGGCTGCCGGCATGCTTGTAGGACCGGCCACACACCTCACAGCTGAAGGGACGCTCTGAGCTGGCCTCAGTCTGGCAGCTCTTCTCTGCCGTCTCCAGCCTCGGCTCTGCCTCACCCCCCTTCACAGAggcctcctcccactcctcctcttTCACCTTTGCCTCCTCCTCTGAGGGCTCTGCTTTAAGTTCTTCCTGGAATTTTCCCATGTCTGCCTGCCCCGGTCCTTCTGCCACTTTCGGAGGCTCTCTGCTGCCTCCGGCCTCTGGCACaggccccacctggggctcagaGCCTTTGCAGCGTGGGTGGTTTCGCAGATGATTACGGTAGGCAGCCAGGTTGGGGTAGCAGCGGGAGCAGACAGGACAGATGAAGTCTCCAGTCTGGTGGATCTTGCGGTGGTTTACCAGGCTGCCGCCATGGCGATAGGTCTTGCCACACTGATTGCAGCGAAAGGGGCGGGGTTGGGTCTCAGGTGGGCTTTCCCCGCCCTGCAGGC
The genomic region above belongs to Vulpes lagopus strain Blue_001 chromosome 3, ASM1834538v1, whole genome shotgun sequence and contains:
- the PRSS53 gene encoding serine protease 53 isoform X1 — its product is MKQSWGPGLLILGAVVLMKGLRAAQLVCGQRGPGPPEPQEGITVPGEWPWQVSVRRRGVHICSGSLVADTWVLTAAHCFEKAAVTELNSWSVVLGSLQREGLSPGAEEVGVTALQLPRAYSHYSQGSDLALLQLAHPKAHTPLCLPQPTHRFPFGTSCWATGWDQDTNGAPRTLRNLRLRLISRPTCNCLYNRLHQRLLASPARPGMLCGGAQPGVQGPCQGDSGGPVLCREPDGYWVQAGIISFASSCAQEDTPVLLTNTAAYSSWLQAQAQGAVFLSQNPETPEMSDEDSCVACGSLGREGPQAEAPSPWPWDARLKHQGKLACGGALVSEEVVLTAAHCFIGRQTPEEWTIALGTGAEERGLKQLILHGAYTHPEGGYDVALLLLAQPVTLGPSLRPLCLPYSDHHLPDGERGWVLGLPRQGAGISSPQTVPVTLLGPRACSRLHTTPGSDNIPILPGMVCTSVVGEPPNCEGLSGTPLVHEVRGTWFLAGLHSFGDACQGPARPAVFVALPAYESWVSSLDWQVYFAEEPEPETEPGSCLANMRREEISEDEANPILLPLPDRQTNWLLTGGSGILQTQ
- the PRSS53 gene encoding serine protease 53 isoform X2 — translated: MKQSWGPGLLILGAVVLMKGLRAAQLVCGQRGPGPPEPQEGITVPGEWPWQVSVRRRGVHICSGSLVADTWVLTAAHCFEKAAVTELNSWSVVLGSLQREGLSPGAEEVGVTALQLPRAYSHYSQGSDLALLQLAHPKAHTPLCLPQPTHRFPFGTSCWATGWDQDTNGAPRTLRNLRLRLISRPTCNCLYNRLHQRLLASPARPGMLCGGAQPGVQGPCQGDSGGPVLCREPDGYWVQAGIISFASSCAQEDTPVLLTNTAAYSSWLQAQAQGAVFLSQNPETPEMSDEDSCVACGSLGREGPQAEAPSPWPWDARLKHQGKLACGGALVSEEVVLTAAHCFIGRQTPEEWTIALGTGAEERGLKQLILHGAYTHPEGGYDVALLLLAQPVTLGPSLRPLCLPYSDHHLPDGERGWVLGLPRQGAGISSPQTVPVTLLGPRACSRLHTTPGSDNIPILPGMGLSGTPLVHEVRGTWFLAGLHSFGDACQGPARPAVFVALPAYESWVSSLDWQVYFAEEPEPETEPGSCLANMRREEISEDEANPILLPLPDRQTNWLLTGGSGILQTQ
- the PRSS53 gene encoding serine protease 53 isoform X3, which produces MKQSWGPGLLILGAVVLMKGLRAAQLVCGQRGPGPPEPQEGITVPGEWPWQVSVRRRGVHICSGSLVADTWVLTAAHCFEKAAVTELNSWSVVLGSLQREGLSPGAEEVGVTALQLPRAYSHYSQGSDLALLQLAHPKAHTPLCLPQPTHRFPFGTSCWATGWDQDTNGAPRTLRNLRLRLISRPTCNCLYNRLHQRLLASPARPGMLCGGAQPGVQGPCQGDSGGPVLCREPDGYWVQAGIISFASSCAQEDTPVLLTNTAAYSSWLQAQAQGAVFLSQNPETPEMSDEDSCVACGSLGREGPQAEAPSPWPWDARLKHQGKLACGGALVSEEVVLTAAHCFIGRQTPEEWTIALGTGAEERGLKQLILHGAYTHPEGGYDVALLLLAQPVTLGPSLRPLCLPYSDHHLPDGERGWVLGLPRQGAGISSPQTVPVTLLGPRACSRLHTTPGSDNIPILPGMVCTSVVGEPPNCEGLSGTPLVHEVRGTWFLAGLHSFGDACQGPARPAVFVALPAYESWVSSLDWQVYFAEEPEPETEPGSCLANMSKPTGC